From the genome of Glycine max cultivar Williams 82 chromosome 2, Glycine_max_v4.0, whole genome shotgun sequence, one region includes:
- the LOC100790880 gene encoding hypersensitive-induced response protein 1 isoform X2 has product MGQVLGCVQVKQSTVAVKECFGKYDDVLQPGCHFVPWCLGCGVAGVLSTRVMQLSLRCETKTKDNVFVNVVASIQYRALAEKASDAYYKLTNTKAQIQSYVFDVIRATVPKMELDAVFEQKNTIAKAVDEELGKAMSAYGYEIVQTLIVDIVPDEHVKKAMNEINAAARLRVATNDKAEAEKIMQIKRAEGDAESKYLAGLGVSRQRQAIVDGLRDSVLAFSGNVPGTSSKDIMDMVLMTQYFDTMKEIGASSKSNAVFIPHGPGAVSDVASQVRNGLLQGNATTES; this is encoded by the exons ATGGGACAAGTGCTTGGTTGTGTTCAAGTGAAGCAGTCAACTGTAGCCGTCAAGGAATGTTTCGGGAAGTACGATGATGTTCTTCAACCTGGTTGCCATTTTGTGCCATGGTGTCTTGGCTGCGGTGTGGCTGGTGTCCTTTCTACGCGTGTCATGCAGCTAAGTCTTCGTTGTGAAACTAAGACAaag GACAATGTGTTTGTTAATGTGGTTGCCTCAATCCAATATCGAGCATTGGCAGAAAAGGCATCAGATGCTTACTACAAACTCACCAATACCAAAGCACAGATACAATCCTATGTCTTTGATG TTATCAGAGCTACTGTTCCAAAGATGGAACTTGATGCTGTTTTTGAGCAGAAGAACACAATTGCAAAAGCAGTGGACGAAGAACTTGGGAAG GCTATGTCAGCATATGGGTACGAGATAGTTCAGACTCTTATTGTGGATATTGTGCCGGATGAGCATGTGAAGAAAGCCATGAATGAGATTAATGCTG CTGCAAGATTGAGGGTGGCTACAAACGACAAAGCTGAAGCAGAGAAAATAATGCAGATAAAGCGAGCAGAAGGGGATGCAGAATCAAAGTACCTAGCAGGCCTTGGAGTTTCTCGTCAGCGCCAAGCCATAGTTGATGGGCTAAGAGACAGTGTTCTAGCATTTTCTGGTAATGTGCCTGGAACATCATCAAAGGATATCATGGACATGGTTCTCATGACTCAATATTTTGACACAATGAAGGAGATTGGTGCATCCTCCAAATCCAATGCTGTTTTCATTCCACATGGACCTGGTGCTGTGAGTGATGTTGCTTCACAAGTAAGGAATGGTCTTCTCCAAGGAAATGCAACAACAGAGTCTTGA